One part of the Terrimicrobium sacchariphilum genome encodes these proteins:
- the purN gene encoding phosphoribosylglycinamide formyltransferase, with amino-acid sequence MSKIRLGILGSGKGSNFRAILEAIQAGQIDAEVAIVLSDVPGAGILQYAADAGLRAEEIVEPKFRTRLSPEVEEGLVRTLKDAGVDLVVLAGYMRMVKSTTLDAFPRRVINIHPSLLPKFPGLEAWKQALEAGESVTGCTVHYVDSGMDTGEIIAQESVPVLPDDTAASLHARIQVAEHHLYPAIVKRFADGELP; translated from the coding sequence ATGTCTAAAATTCGTCTCGGCATTCTCGGCTCCGGAAAGGGTTCCAACTTCCGCGCCATCCTTGAAGCCATCCAGGCCGGTCAGATCGACGCCGAGGTGGCGATCGTGCTCTCCGATGTCCCGGGGGCGGGCATTTTGCAATATGCCGCCGACGCCGGATTGCGCGCGGAGGAAATCGTGGAGCCGAAGTTCCGCACCCGCCTTTCCCCCGAGGTGGAGGAGGGGCTTGTCCGCACGCTGAAGGATGCCGGGGTCGACCTCGTGGTCCTCGCGGGCTACATGCGGATGGTCAAGTCGACCACCCTCGACGCCTTCCCGCGCCGCGTCATCAATATCCACCCATCGCTTTTGCCGAAATTCCCCGGGCTCGAGGCCTGGAAGCAGGCGCTGGAGGCGGGGGAATCCGTCACCGGCTGCACGGTGCATTACGTCGACTCGGGGATGGATACCGGCGAGATCATCGCTCAGGAAAGCGTTCCCGTGCTGCCCGATGACACGGCGGCGTCGCTCCATGCCCGCATCCAGGTGGCCGAGCATCACCTTTACCCGGCGATCGTCAAACGCTTCGCCGATGGAGAACTGCCATGA